The Meleagris gallopavo isolate NT-WF06-2002-E0010 breed Aviagen turkey brand Nicholas breeding stock chromosome 10, Turkey_5.1, whole genome shotgun sequence genome contains a region encoding:
- the LOC104912494 gene encoding cytochrome P450 2J2-like, producing MEFLFAKDPMAVTQKFIEKHGDIFSTQVGSMSFVVVNGLPLIKEALVTQGENFMDRPEFPANTELFNKFGLVSSNGHLWKQQRRFTLTTLRNFGLGKRSLEERIQEECRFLTDAFRDEQGNPFNPHLKINNAVSNIICSVTFGNRFEYHDEDFQSLLRMMGETVTLQGKIMSQLYVFFPSIIKYFPGSHQTILKNGRLMKRFVCEKISKHKEDLNPSESRDFIDSYLQEMAKPNGSDFCEDYLVACTLDLFFAGTETTSTTIRWALLFMAVYPEIQARVQAEIDAVIGQCRQPALEDRNNMPYTNAVIHEVQRKSNILPFNVPREAVKDTVLAGFRVPKGSVLIANLSSVMYDKKEWETPHSFNPGHFLKDGQFRKREAFMPFSVGKRACLGELLARAELFLFFTALLQKFTFQAPPDTILDLKFTQGMTLAPRPYKICAVPR from the exons ATGGAATTTTTGTTTGCCAAAGACCCCATGGCTGTAACGCAGAAG TTTATTGAAAAACATGGAGACATCTTCAGCACGCAAGTGGGCAGCATGTCATTTGTGGTCGTAAATGGGCTGCCACTGATCAAGGAAGCCCTTGTGACCCAGGGAGAGAATTTCATGGATCGCCCAGAATTTCCTGCAAATACAGAACTCTTCAACAAATTCG GGCTGGTCTCCTCCAATGGGCACCTgtggaagcagcagagaaggtTCACCTTGACCACCCTCCGAAACTTTggcctggggaagaggagcCTGGAGGAGCGGATCCAGGAGGAGTGCCGATTCCTCACAGATGCGTTCAGGGATGAGCAGG GAAATCCTTTCAACCCTCACCTTAAAATCAACAATGCTGTTTCAAACATCATCTGCTCCGTCACCTTTGGCAATCGGTTTGAATACCATGATGAGGACTTCCAAAGCTTGCTGCGGATGATGGGTGAGACTGTTACTCTCCAAGGGAAGATAATGAGCCAG CTGTACGTCTTTTTTCCGTCCATAATAAAATACTTCCCTGGATCCCACCAAACCATTTTGAAAAATGGGAGGCTCATGAAGAGGTTTGTGTGTGAGAAGATCAGCAAACATAAGGAAGACCTGAACCCCTCAGAGAGCCGAGACTTCATCGACAGCTACCTGCAGGAGATGGCCAAG CCCAATGGCAGTGATTTCTGCGAGGATTACTTGGTTGCGTGCACTCTCGACCTGTTTTTTGCTGGGACTGAAACAACCTCCACAACCATCCGCTGGGCCCTGCTGTTTATGGCCGTATATCCAGAAATTCAAG CCCGTGTGCAAGCCGAGATCGATGCTGTCATTGGGCAGTGCCGGCAGCCAGCCCTGGAGGACAGGAACAACATGCCCTACACCAACGCCGTCATCCAtgaagtgcagaggaaaagcaacaTCCTCCCTTTCAACGTGCCTAGAGAGGCAGTGAAGGACACAGTCCTGGCTGGTTTCCGGGTGCCCAAG GGCTCTGTTTTGATTGCAAATCTATCCTCTGTGATGTATGACAAGAAGGAGTGGGAAACACCTCACAGTTTTAACCCCGGGCATTTCCTGAAGGACGGTCAGTTCAGGAAAAGGGAGGCGTTTATGCCATTTTCAGTAG GGAAGCGCGCCTGCCTGGGTGAGCTGCTGGCCCGCGCCgagctcttcctcttcttcacgGCTCTGCTCCAGAAATTCACCTTCCAGGCTCCCCCGGACACCATCCTCGACCTCAAATTCACACAGGGCATGACCTTGGCCCCGCGGCCCTACAAGATCTGTGCAGTGCCTCGGTAG
- the LOC104912427 gene encoding cytochrome P450 2J2-like isoform X3: protein MLRFLWDSVSLQMLFVFLFVFLLVADYMKRRKPKDFPPSPFALPFLGNVQFLFARDLLAATQKLTEKLGDIYSLQAGSQSFVIVNGLPLIKEALVTQGEDFMDRPEIPLDTDIFSKLGLISSNGHLWKQQRRFTLTTLRNFGLGKRSLEERIQEECRFLTDAFRDEQGNPFNPHLKINNAVSNIICSVTFGNRFEYHDETFQNLLRLMDQTVTLHESIMSQLYNAFPSVIKYFPGSHQTIFKNWRLMKGFVKEKISKHKEDLNPLESRDFIDSYLQEMTKPSGREFHEDNLVACTLDLLFAGTETTSTTIRWALLYMAVYPEIQARVQAEIDAVIGQCRQPALEDRNNMPYTNAVIHEVQRKSNIIPFNVPREAVKDTVLAGFRVPKGSAPAWVSCWPAPSSSSSSRLCSRNSPSRLPGTPSSTSNSRWASPWPRSPTRSVQCLGRECGHRF from the exons ATGCTGCGCTTCCTGTGGGACAGCGTCTCCCTGCAGATGCTCTTCGTCTTCCTCTTTGTCTTCCTGCTCGTCGCTGACTACATGAAGAGGAGAAAGCCGAAGGACTTCCCCCCCAGTCCTTTTGCCCTGCCATTCCTGGGAAATGTGCAATTTTTGTTTGCCAGAGACCTCTTGGCTGCAACACAGAAG CTTACTGAAAAACTTGGGGATATCTACAGTTTGCAAGCAGGCAGCCAGTCATTTGTGATCGTAAATGGACTTCCACTGATCAAGGAAGCTCTTGTGACTCAGGGAGAGGACTTCATGGATCGCCCTGAAATTCCTCTCGACACAGATATCTTCAGTAAATTGG GGCTAATCTCCTCCAATGGGCACCTgtggaagcagcagagaaggtTCACCTTGACCACCCTCCGAAACTTTggcctggggaagaggagcCTGGAGGAGCGGATCCAGGAGGAGTGCCGATTCCTCACGGATGCGTTCAGGGATGAGCAGG gaAATCCTTTCAACCCCCACCTTAAAATCAACAATGCTGTTTCAAACATCATCTGCTCCGTCACCTTTGGCAATCGGTTTGAATACCATGATGAGACCTTCCAAAACTTGCTGCGGCTGATGGATCAGACTGTTACCCTCCATGAGAGCATAATGAGCCAG ctgtaCAATGCTTTCCCCTCCGTAATAAAGTACTTCCCTGGATCCCACCAAACCATATTTAAAAACTGGAGGCTGATGAAAGGCTTTGTGAAAGAGAAGATCAGCAAACACAAGGAAGACCTGAACCCATTAGAGAGCCGAGACTTCATTGACAGCTACCTGCAGGAAATGACCAAG CCCAGTGGCAGGGAATTCCATGAGGATAACCTGGTAGCATGCACTCTTGACCTACTGTTTGCTGGGACTGAGACCACTTCCACAACCATCCGCTGGGCTCTGCTCTATATGGCCGTGTATCCGGAAATTCAAG CCCGTGTGCAAGCCGAGATCGATGCTGTCATTGGGCAGTGCCGGCAGCCAGCCCTGGAGGACAGGAACAACATGCCCTACACCAATGCTGTCATCCAtgaagtgcagaggaaaagcaacaTCATCCCTTTCAACGTGCCTAGAGAAGCGGTGAAGGACACAGTCCTGGCTGGTTTCCGGGTGCCCAAG GGAAGCGCGCCTGCCTGGGTGAGCTGCTGGCCCGCGCCgagctcttcctcttcttcacgGCTCTGCTCCAGAAATTCACCTTCCAGGCTCCCCGGGACACCATCCTCGACTTCAAATTCACGATGGGCATCACCTTGGCCCCGCAGCCCTACAAGGTCTGTGCAGTGCCTCGGTAGGGAGTGTGGCCACCGTTTTTGA
- the LOC104912427 gene encoding cytochrome P450 2J2-like isoform X2 → MLRFLWDSVSLQMLFVFLFVFLLVADYMKRRKPKDFPPSPFALPFLGNVQFLFARDLLAATQKLTEKLGDIYSLQAGSQSFVIVNGLPLIKEALVTQGEDFMDRPEIPLDTDIFSKLGLISSNGHLWKQQRRFTLTTLRNFGLGKRSLEERIQEECRFLTDAFRDEQGNPFNPHLKINNAVSNIICSVTFGNRFEYHDETFQNLLRLMDQTVTLHESIMSQLYNAFPSVIKYFPGSHQTIFKNWRLMKGFVKEKISKHKEDLNPLESRDFIDSYLQEMTKPSGREFHEDNLVACTLDLLFAGTETTSTTIRWALLYMAVYPEIQARVQAEIDAVIGQCRQPALEDRNNMPYTNAVIHEVQRKSNIIPFNVPREAVKDTVLAGFRVPKEWETPHSFNPGHFLKDGQFWKREAFMPFSIGKRACLGELLARAELFLFFTALLQKFTFQAPRDTILDFKFTMGITLAPQPYKVCAVPR, encoded by the exons ATGCTGCGCTTCCTGTGGGACAGCGTCTCCCTGCAGATGCTCTTCGTCTTCCTCTTTGTCTTCCTGCTCGTCGCTGACTACATGAAGAGGAGAAAGCCGAAGGACTTCCCCCCCAGTCCTTTTGCCCTGCCATTCCTGGGAAATGTGCAATTTTTGTTTGCCAGAGACCTCTTGGCTGCAACACAGAAG CTTACTGAAAAACTTGGGGATATCTACAGTTTGCAAGCAGGCAGCCAGTCATTTGTGATCGTAAATGGACTTCCACTGATCAAGGAAGCTCTTGTGACTCAGGGAGAGGACTTCATGGATCGCCCTGAAATTCCTCTCGACACAGATATCTTCAGTAAATTGG GGCTAATCTCCTCCAATGGGCACCTgtggaagcagcagagaaggtTCACCTTGACCACCCTCCGAAACTTTggcctggggaagaggagcCTGGAGGAGCGGATCCAGGAGGAGTGCCGATTCCTCACGGATGCGTTCAGGGATGAGCAGG gaAATCCTTTCAACCCCCACCTTAAAATCAACAATGCTGTTTCAAACATCATCTGCTCCGTCACCTTTGGCAATCGGTTTGAATACCATGATGAGACCTTCCAAAACTTGCTGCGGCTGATGGATCAGACTGTTACCCTCCATGAGAGCATAATGAGCCAG ctgtaCAATGCTTTCCCCTCCGTAATAAAGTACTTCCCTGGATCCCACCAAACCATATTTAAAAACTGGAGGCTGATGAAAGGCTTTGTGAAAGAGAAGATCAGCAAACACAAGGAAGACCTGAACCCATTAGAGAGCCGAGACTTCATTGACAGCTACCTGCAGGAAATGACCAAG CCCAGTGGCAGGGAATTCCATGAGGATAACCTGGTAGCATGCACTCTTGACCTACTGTTTGCTGGGACTGAGACCACTTCCACAACCATCCGCTGGGCTCTGCTCTATATGGCCGTGTATCCGGAAATTCAAG CCCGTGTGCAAGCCGAGATCGATGCTGTCATTGGGCAGTGCCGGCAGCCAGCCCTGGAGGACAGGAACAACATGCCCTACACCAATGCTGTCATCCAtgaagtgcagaggaaaagcaacaTCATCCCTTTCAACGTGCCTAGAGAAGCGGTGAAGGACACAGTCCTGGCTGGTTTCCGGGTGCCCAAG GAATGGGAAACCCCTCACAGTTTTAACCCCGGACATTTCCTGAAGGACGGTCAATTCTGGAAAAGGGAGGCGTTTATGCCATTTTCAATAG GGAAGCGCGCCTGCCTGGGTGAGCTGCTGGCCCGCGCCgagctcttcctcttcttcacgGCTCTGCTCCAGAAATTCACCTTCCAGGCTCCCCGGGACACCATCCTCGACTTCAAATTCACGATGGGCATCACCTTGGCCCCGCAGCCCTACAAGGTCTGTGCAGTGCCTCGGTAG
- the LOC104912427 gene encoding cytochrome P450 2J2-like isoform X1 encodes MLRFLWDSVSLQMLFVFLFVFLLVADYMKRRKPKDFPPSPFALPFLGNVQFLFARDLLAATQKLTEKLGDIYSLQAGSQSFVIVNGLPLIKEALVTQGEDFMDRPEIPLDTDIFSKLGLISSNGHLWKQQRRFTLTTLRNFGLGKRSLEERIQEECRFLTDAFRDEQGNPFNPHLKINNAVSNIICSVTFGNRFEYHDETFQNLLRLMDQTVTLHESIMSQLYNAFPSVIKYFPGSHQTIFKNWRLMKGFVKEKISKHKEDLNPLESRDFIDSYLQEMTKPSGREFHEDNLVACTLDLLFAGTETTSTTIRWALLYMAVYPEIQARVQAEIDAVIGQCRQPALEDRNNMPYTNAVIHEVQRKSNIIPFNVPREAVKDTVLAGFRVPKGTILISNLTSVMFDQKEWETPHSFNPGHFLKDGQFWKREAFMPFSIGKRACLGELLARAELFLFFTALLQKFTFQAPRDTILDFKFTMGITLAPQPYKVCAVPR; translated from the exons ATGCTGCGCTTCCTGTGGGACAGCGTCTCCCTGCAGATGCTCTTCGTCTTCCTCTTTGTCTTCCTGCTCGTCGCTGACTACATGAAGAGGAGAAAGCCGAAGGACTTCCCCCCCAGTCCTTTTGCCCTGCCATTCCTGGGAAATGTGCAATTTTTGTTTGCCAGAGACCTCTTGGCTGCAACACAGAAG CTTACTGAAAAACTTGGGGATATCTACAGTTTGCAAGCAGGCAGCCAGTCATTTGTGATCGTAAATGGACTTCCACTGATCAAGGAAGCTCTTGTGACTCAGGGAGAGGACTTCATGGATCGCCCTGAAATTCCTCTCGACACAGATATCTTCAGTAAATTGG GGCTAATCTCCTCCAATGGGCACCTgtggaagcagcagagaaggtTCACCTTGACCACCCTCCGAAACTTTggcctggggaagaggagcCTGGAGGAGCGGATCCAGGAGGAGTGCCGATTCCTCACGGATGCGTTCAGGGATGAGCAGG gaAATCCTTTCAACCCCCACCTTAAAATCAACAATGCTGTTTCAAACATCATCTGCTCCGTCACCTTTGGCAATCGGTTTGAATACCATGATGAGACCTTCCAAAACTTGCTGCGGCTGATGGATCAGACTGTTACCCTCCATGAGAGCATAATGAGCCAG ctgtaCAATGCTTTCCCCTCCGTAATAAAGTACTTCCCTGGATCCCACCAAACCATATTTAAAAACTGGAGGCTGATGAAAGGCTTTGTGAAAGAGAAGATCAGCAAACACAAGGAAGACCTGAACCCATTAGAGAGCCGAGACTTCATTGACAGCTACCTGCAGGAAATGACCAAG CCCAGTGGCAGGGAATTCCATGAGGATAACCTGGTAGCATGCACTCTTGACCTACTGTTTGCTGGGACTGAGACCACTTCCACAACCATCCGCTGGGCTCTGCTCTATATGGCCGTGTATCCGGAAATTCAAG CCCGTGTGCAAGCCGAGATCGATGCTGTCATTGGGCAGTGCCGGCAGCCAGCCCTGGAGGACAGGAACAACATGCCCTACACCAATGCTGTCATCCAtgaagtgcagaggaaaagcaacaTCATCCCTTTCAACGTGCCTAGAGAAGCGGTGAAGGACACAGTCCTGGCTGGTTTCCGGGTGCCCAAG GGCACTATTTTGATCTCAAATCTAACCTCTGTGATGTTTGACCAGAAGGAATGGGAAACCCCTCACAGTTTTAACCCCGGACATTTCCTGAAGGACGGTCAATTCTGGAAAAGGGAGGCGTTTATGCCATTTTCAATAG GGAAGCGCGCCTGCCTGGGTGAGCTGCTGGCCCGCGCCgagctcttcctcttcttcacgGCTCTGCTCCAGAAATTCACCTTCCAGGCTCCCCGGGACACCATCCTCGACTTCAAATTCACGATGGGCATCACCTTGGCCCCGCAGCCCTACAAGGTCTGTGCAGTGCCTCGGTAG
- the LOC100547794 gene encoding cytochrome P450 2J2-like yields MLFVFLFVFLLVADYMKRRKPKDFPPSPFALPFLGNVQFLFAKDPLATTQKIIEEHGDIFSMQVGTQSFVILNGLQMIKEALLIQGENFMDRPEIPINTEVFNKLGLISSNGHLWKQQRRFTLITLRNFGLGKRSLEERIQEECRFLTDAFRDEQGNPFNPHLKINSAVSNVICSITFGNRFEYHNGNFQNLLRLMDETVILHGKIMSQLYNAFPSIIKYFPGSHQTIFENWRLMKGFVKEKISKHKEDLNPSESRDFIDSYLQEMAKSNGSDFCEDNLVACTLDLFFAGTETTSTTIRWALLFMALYPEIQARVQAEIDAVIGQCRQPALEDRNNMPYTNAVIHEVQRKGNITPFSLPREAKKDTVLAGFHLPKGSIVVPNLSSVMLDKKEWETPHSFNPGHFLKDGQFWKREAFMPFSIGKRACLGELLARAELFLFFTALLQKFTFQAPRDTILDLKFILGMTLAPRPYKICAVPR; encoded by the exons ATGCTCTTCGTCTTCCTCTTTGTCTTCCTGCTCGTCGCTGACTATATGAAGAGGAGAAAGCCGAAGGACTTCCCCCCCAGTCCTTTTGCCCTGCCATTCCTGGGAAATGTGCAATTTTTGTTTGCCAAAGACCCCCTGGCCACAACACAGAAG ATTATTGAAGAACATGGAGATATCTTTAGCATGCAAGTAGGCACTCAGTCTTTTGTGATCTTAAATGGGCTGCAAATGATCAAGGAAGCCCTTCTGATCCAGGGAGAGAACTTCATGGATCGCCCAGAAATTCCTATCAACACAGAGGTTTTCAACAAATTGG GGCTGATCTCCTCCAATGGGCACCTgtggaagcagcagagaaggtTCACCTTGATCACCCTCCGAAACTTTGGCTTGGGGAAGAGGAGCCTGGAGGAGCGGATCCAGGAGGAGTGCCGATTCCTCACAGATGCGTTCAGGGATGAGCAGG gaAATCCTTTCAACCCTCACCTTAAAATCAACAGTGCTGTTTCAAATGTTatctgttccatcacctttggCAATCGGTTTGAATACCATAATGGAAACTTCCAAAACTTGCTGCGGCTGATGGATGAGACTGTTATCCTCCATGGGAAAATAATGAGCCAG CTCTACAATGCTTTTCCCTCCATTATAAAGTACTTCCCAGGATCTCACCAAACCATTTTTGAAAACTGGAGGCTCATGAAAGGTTTTGTGAAAGAGAAGATCAGCAAACACAAGGAAGACCTGAACCCATCAGAGAGCCGAGACTTCATTGACAGCTACCTGCAGGAGATGGCCAAG TCCAATGGCAGTGATTTCTGTGAGGATAACCTGGTTGCATGCACTCTCGATCTGTTTTTTGCTGGGACTGAGACAACCTCCACAACCATCCGCTGGGCCCTACTGTTTATGGCCTTATATCCAGAAATTCAAG CCCGTGTGCAAGCCGAGATCGATGCTGTCATTGGGCAGTGCCGGCAGCCAGCCCTGGAGGACAGGAACAACATGCCCTACACCAACGCCGTCATCCATGAAGTGCAGAGGAAAGGCAACATCACCCCTTTCAGTTTGCCTAGAGAGGCAAAGAAGGACACAGTCCTGGCTGGTTTCCACCTGCCCAAG gGCTCTATTGTAGTCCCGAATCTATCCTCTGTGATGCTTGACAAGAAGGAATGGGAAACCCCTCACAGTTTTAACCCCGGGCATTTCCTGAAGGACGGTCAGTTCTGGAAAAGGGAGGCTTTTATGCCATTTTCTATAG GGAAGCGCGCCTGCCTGGGTGAGCTGCTGGCCCGCGCCgagctcttcctcttcttcacgGCTCTGCTCCAGAAATTCACCTTCCAGGCTCCCCGGGACACCATCCTCGACCTCAAATTCATTCTGGGCATGACCTTGGCCCCGCGGCCCTACAAGATCTGTGCAGTGCCTCGGTAG